Proteins co-encoded in one Accipiter gentilis chromosome 33, bAccGen1.1, whole genome shotgun sequence genomic window:
- the LOC126034308 gene encoding myeloid-associated differentiation marker-like: MAVATVNLRAVTSWVGIARLFAVVLSCIAFSLVASTRDFMGPYGTWCMFTWCFCFTVTLLVLVLELLELYPKLPLSWDDFTSAFSMLAALMVFTTSVVFPSTFISSPCSSSKCARQAVATTASCLCFLAYALEVGLTRAKPGDISSFLSTVPGLLKVFEAYVACLIFSLLDNYSSEASLQWCVAVYSICFIVTLLIIIFTIGRCLTYMPCPLEKMLVGYNALALVMYITATVLWPLYSFRGRNRPDPCGRNCWWDKYLGVTFLTIFNLVAYLVDLIYSTRMVFIRAPP; encoded by the coding sequence ATGGCTGTGGCGACGGTGAATCTCCGCGCCGTGACCTCCTGGGTGGGCATCGCCCGGCTTTTTGCCGTCGTGCTGTCCTGCATTGCCTTCAGCTTGGTGGCCTCCACCAGGGACTTCATGGGTCCCTACGGGACGTGGTGCATGTTCACCTGGTGCTTCTGCTTCACCGTGaccctgctggtgctggtgctggagctgctggagctctACCCCAAGCTGCCGCTCTCCTGGGACGACTTCACCTCGGCTTTCTCCATGCTGGCAgcgttgatggtcttcaccaccTCGGTGGTCTTCCCCTCAACCTTCAtcagcagcccctgcagcagcagcaagtgtgCCCGGCAGGCCGTGGCCACCACCGCCTCCTGCCTCTGCTTCCTCGCCTACGCCCTCGAGGTGGGGCTCACCCGCGCCAAGCCAGGGGACATCAGCAGCTTCCTCTCCACCGTGCCGGGGCTCCTCAAGGTCTTTGAGGCCTACGTGGCTTGTCTCATCTTCTCCTTGCTGGATAACTACAGTTCGGAAGCCAGCCTGCAGTGGTGCGTGGCTGTCTACTCCATCTGCTTCATCGTCACCCTCCTCATCATCATCTTCACCATCGGCCGGTGCCTCACCTACATGCCTTGCCCGCTGGAGAAGATGCTGGTGGGCTACAATGCCTTGGCCCTGGTGATGTACATCACCGCCACCGTCCTCTGGCCCCTCTACAGCTTCAGGGGGAGGAACCGCCCTGACCCCTGCGGCAGGAACTGCTGGTGGGACAAGTACCTGGGGGTCACCTTCCTCACCATCTTCAACCTCGTCGCCTACTTGGTGGACCTGATCTACTCTACCAGGATGGTCTTCATCAGGGCACCTCCCTAA
- the MSS51 gene encoding putative protein MSS51 homolog, mitochondrial isoform X2, translated as MCTRAARHQPAPLSSPPPQARTSSGMAGGRRRGGGGRRGGPRQHPGNQEPSPSPASHCPAATMAQQKAGTAPKTGRPKKPVEEPVARAPDVDSLGFQAMDRNVPGLSHVILQKLNMKSYEDYKSAMDGRKSGSDFGIRTYFDMFQKMEDTFKFCAECKKLPNALPDPKSLRRCKRCQNVYYCGVACQRANWPLHKKFCKKLKLVALDRLVEWLVFTGDIPFPTETWTKPAQDVKGWEDWFSMQGQLEEKLGAILAGRYMTLLWANAGKPRPEDGELHESVRRLVTDFHSRPLTIGLGLQLFGINPLAKALTVHVVGASHVETLNARLTDYDELTRMFPGHQGIEVVMVGVDVVDGPIMRPPLATPAPQGRVYLSSYKGLYHDFWESHVETKLAARPDLVVGFHPGFHACPDLLAGWLPTLLLLRDYRLPVLFTVYRSWWSSRRTSWATRPTPSPHSGQSRSTPVPTRHPSTAALTTSPCWGR; from the exons ATGTGCACCAGAGCTGCCCGGCATCAACCGGCTCCTCTGTCCTCCCCGCCGCCACAGGCGAGGACGAGCAGCGGGAtggcgggcgggaggcggcgcgggggcggcgggcggcgtgGGGGACCCCGGCAGCACCCAGGGAACCAAGAGCCGTCCCCCTCGCCCGCATCCCACTGTCCCGCAGCCACCATGGCCCAGCAAAAGGCAGGCACTGCCCCCAAAACCGGCCGCCCCAAGAAGCCCGTGGAGGAGCCAGTGGCAAGGGCACCCGATGTGGACTCACTGGGCTTCCAGGCCATGGACCGCAACGTGCCAGGGCTGTCCCACGTCATCCTCCAGAAGCTCAACATGAAGAGCTACGAGGACTACAA GTCTGCCATGGATGGGAGAAAGAGTGGCAGCGATTTCGGCATCCGGACTTACTTTGACATGTTCCAGAAGATGGAGGACACCTTCAAGTTTTGTGCTGAGTGCAAGAAGCTCCCCAATGCCCTCCCTGACCCCAAAAGCCTCCGACGATGCAAGAG GTGCCAAAATGTGTACTACTGCGGCGTGGCATGCCAGCGTGCCAACTGGCCACTGCACAAGAAGTTCTGCAAGAAGCTGAAGCTGGTGGCCCTAGATAGGCTGGTGGAGTGGCTCGTCTTCACAG gagacaTCCCCTTCCCCACAGAGACCTGGACAAAACCTGCCCAGGACGTGAAGGGCTGGGAGGACTGGTTCTCCATgcaggggcagctggaggagaagctgGGTGCCATTCTGGCCGGGCGGTACATGACCCTCCTCTGGGCCAACGCTGGGAAGCCCCGGCCAGAGGATGGGGAGCTGCACGAATCTGTCCGGCGGCTGGTCACTGACTTCCACTCACGGCCGCTTACCATCGGATTGGGGCTGCAGCTTTTCGGCATCAACCCCCTCGCCAAGGCCCTCACTGTGCATGTGGTGGGGGCATCCCACGTCGAGACCCTCAATGCCCGGCTGACGGACTACGACGAGCTGACGCGCATGTTCCCGGGGCACCAGGGCATAGAGGTGGTGATGGTGGGGGTGGACGTGGTCGATGGACCCATCATGAGGCCACCCCTGGCCACACCGGCGCCCCAGGGAAGGGTCTATCTCAGCAGCTACAAGGGACTCTACCACGACTTCTGGGAGAGCCACGTGGAGACCAAGCTGGCCGCCCGCCCTGATTTGGTGGTGGGCTTTCACCCGG GTTTCCATGCCTGTCCAGACTTGCTGGCGGGCTGGCTgcccacgctgctgctgctgcgggactACCGCCTGCCTGTCCTCTTCACCGTTTACAG ATCCTGGTGGAGCTCGAGACGCACATCATGGGCTACGCGACCAACCCCTTCGCCTCACTCCGGCCAGAGCAGGTCTACTCCAGTCCCAACAAGGCACCCGTCTACTGCAGCTCTTACTACATCACCCTGCTGGGGCCGGTGA
- the LOC126034313 gene encoding cytoplasmic phosphatidylinositol transfer protein 1-like: MLIKEYRICMPLTTEEYRVGQLYTISKHSHQESEKGEGVEVVKNEPHEDPIHGPGQFTEKRVHLSSKLPSWARAVTPRIFYITEKAWNYYPYTITEYTCSFLPKFSIYIETKYEDNCGDSENIFRSDKILGDHEVSFLDIAFDEIPERYYRSLEDPRFFSSAKTGRGPLREGWRQHTKPIMCSYKLVSVKFEVWGLQTRVEQFVHKVIRDILLIGHRQAFAWVDEWCGMTMEEVRRYERETQEATNELIGLVAPAISVSEVGQPTATHSAPASAPSTPLSDEAPDFLAPPKTRPRKKSAPETLTLPALRERASAE; this comes from the exons ATGCTCATCAAGGAGTACCGCATCTGCATGCCGCTCACCACCGAGGAG TACCGCGTAGGGCAGCTCTACACCATCAGCAAGCACAGTCACCAGGAGAGCGAGAAGGGCGAGGGTGTGGAGGTGGTGAAGAACGAGCCCCACGAGGACCCCATCCACGGCCCCGGCCAGTTCACCGAGAAGCGCGTCCACCTCTCCAG CAAACTGCCGAGCTGGGCACGGGCAGTGACCCCCCGCATCTTCTACATCACGGAGAAGGCCTGGAACTACTACCCCTACACCATCACCG AGTACACG TGCTCCTTCCTGCCCAAGTTCTCCATCTACATCGAGACCAAGTACGAGGACAACTGCGGTGACAGCGAGAAT atcTTCCGCAGCGATAAAATCCTGGGCGACCACGAGGTCTCCTTCCTGGACATCGCCTTCGACGAGATTCCCGAGCGTTACTACCGCAGCTTGGAG GACCCCCGTTTCTTCAGCTCGGCCAAGACGGGCCGGGGGCCGCTGCGGGAGGGCTGGCGTCAACACACCAAGCCCATCATGTGCTCCTACAAGCTGGTGAGCGTCAAGTTCGAGGTGTGGGGGCTGCAGACGCGGGTGGAGCAGTTTGTGCACAag GTGATCCGGGACATCCTGCTGATCGGACACCGGCAGGCTTTCGCCTGGGTGGACGAGTGGTGCG GGATGACAATGGAGGAGGTGCGGCGCTACGAGCGGGAGACGCAGGAGGCCACCAACGAGCTCATCGGCCTGGTGGCACCCGCCATCTCGGTCAGCGAGGTGGGGCAGCCCACAGCCACGCACTCGGCCCCCGCCAGcgccccctccacccccctcaGCGACGAGGCCCCCGATTTCCTTGCACCCCCCAAGACTCGCCCGCGCAAGAAGTCGGCACCGGAGACCCTGACGTTGCCTGCGCTGCGGGAACGCGCCAGTGCCGAGTGA
- the MSS51 gene encoding putative protein MSS51 homolog, mitochondrial isoform X1, which produces MCTRAARHQPAPLSSPPPQARTSSGMAGGRRRGGGGRRGGPRQHPGNQEPSPSPASHCPAATMAQQKAGTAPKTGRPKKPVEEPVARAPDVDSLGFQAMDRNVPGLSHVILQKLNMKSYEDYKSAMDGRKSGSDFGIRTYFDMFQKMEDTFKFCAECKKLPNALPDPKSLRRCKRCQNVYYCGVACQRANWPLHKKFCKKLKLVALDRLVEWLVFTGDIPFPTETWTKPAQDVKGWEDWFSMQGQLEEKLGAILAGRYMTLLWANAGKPRPEDGELHESVRRLVTDFHSRPLTIGLGLQLFGINPLAKALTVHVVGASHVETLNARLTDYDELTRMFPGHQGIEVVMVGVDVVDGPIMRPPLATPAPQGRVYLSSYKGLYHDFWESHVETKLAARPDLVVGFHPGFHACPDLLAGWLPTLLLLRDYRLPVLFTVYSEQELKSSLQILVELETHIMGYATNPFASLRPEQVYSSPNKAPVYCSSYYITLLGPVTLAVPGAEELEDGDGWQGGEPSAAGAAGSIAPGLG; this is translated from the exons ATGTGCACCAGAGCTGCCCGGCATCAACCGGCTCCTCTGTCCTCCCCGCCGCCACAGGCGAGGACGAGCAGCGGGAtggcgggcgggaggcggcgcgggggcggcgggcggcgtgGGGGACCCCGGCAGCACCCAGGGAACCAAGAGCCGTCCCCCTCGCCCGCATCCCACTGTCCCGCAGCCACCATGGCCCAGCAAAAGGCAGGCACTGCCCCCAAAACCGGCCGCCCCAAGAAGCCCGTGGAGGAGCCAGTGGCAAGGGCACCCGATGTGGACTCACTGGGCTTCCAGGCCATGGACCGCAACGTGCCAGGGCTGTCCCACGTCATCCTCCAGAAGCTCAACATGAAGAGCTACGAGGACTACAA GTCTGCCATGGATGGGAGAAAGAGTGGCAGCGATTTCGGCATCCGGACTTACTTTGACATGTTCCAGAAGATGGAGGACACCTTCAAGTTTTGTGCTGAGTGCAAGAAGCTCCCCAATGCCCTCCCTGACCCCAAAAGCCTCCGACGATGCAAGAG GTGCCAAAATGTGTACTACTGCGGCGTGGCATGCCAGCGTGCCAACTGGCCACTGCACAAGAAGTTCTGCAAGAAGCTGAAGCTGGTGGCCCTAGATAGGCTGGTGGAGTGGCTCGTCTTCACAG gagacaTCCCCTTCCCCACAGAGACCTGGACAAAACCTGCCCAGGACGTGAAGGGCTGGGAGGACTGGTTCTCCATgcaggggcagctggaggagaagctgGGTGCCATTCTGGCCGGGCGGTACATGACCCTCCTCTGGGCCAACGCTGGGAAGCCCCGGCCAGAGGATGGGGAGCTGCACGAATCTGTCCGGCGGCTGGTCACTGACTTCCACTCACGGCCGCTTACCATCGGATTGGGGCTGCAGCTTTTCGGCATCAACCCCCTCGCCAAGGCCCTCACTGTGCATGTGGTGGGGGCATCCCACGTCGAGACCCTCAATGCCCGGCTGACGGACTACGACGAGCTGACGCGCATGTTCCCGGGGCACCAGGGCATAGAGGTGGTGATGGTGGGGGTGGACGTGGTCGATGGACCCATCATGAGGCCACCCCTGGCCACACCGGCGCCCCAGGGAAGGGTCTATCTCAGCAGCTACAAGGGACTCTACCACGACTTCTGGGAGAGCCACGTGGAGACCAAGCTGGCCGCCCGCCCTGATTTGGTGGTGGGCTTTCACCCGG GTTTCCATGCCTGTCCAGACTTGCTGGCGGGCTGGCTgcccacgctgctgctgctgcgggactACCGCCTGCCTGTCCTCTTCACCGTTTACAG CGAGCAGGAGCTGAAGTCCTCCCTGCAGATCCTGGTGGAGCTCGAGACGCACATCATGGGCTACGCGACCAACCCCTTCGCCTCACTCCGGCCAGAGCAGGTCTACTCCAGTCCCAACAAGGCACCCGTCTACTGCAGCTCTTACTACATCACCCTGCTGGGGCCGGTGACATTGGCTGTGCCAGGTGCTGAGGAGCTGGAGGACGGTGAtggctggcagggaggggagcccaGTGCTGCCGGTGCAGCTGGGAGCATTGCCCCGGGGCTGGGCTGA